ATGTTTCTGGACAAATGTGATTGGTTGGTCCCGTCCTTCCAATGCCACTGATTAGAATCACTGGTGATGCTCTACTGGGGACAGTCTGACCTACTCCAGCAAAGCTATTCTGATTATCAGATAAGCCACCTGGCTTTCAGGCAGCATACTACAAGTGACTGACTGGGCCTTTCCAGTCAGATAAACAGGTACTTAAGGGAATAATGATGTCACAAAGTTCAGGAACTCTGATTTGTCTAAATTGAACGGTTATATTCAAATGAGATCTGAGCATGTTTATAAAATTGTGAATGTGATATCTGTTGTGGAGTCGTGCTGCAAAAACAGTGAATGAACTTAGTGATGTTTTTCAGGGTATTGCTTTTAACTTTCAGCCTGGCAAAAGGGGAAAATTGCCATATTCTGGACAGTCCAGCACATCCACTATTGGCTAAAGATGGAGATGTAATAATTGGAGGTTTATTTTCAATACACAGTAGTATAAAGCTTGCATCACTGCTGTATACTGAAAGACCCAGACCTTTAATCTGCACCAGGTTTGTTATGGTGGAAAATTAGAAATATATATTCTCCACAAAAAAATGACTGAATATTGTATTTaccatttattttaatttaaaatttcTATTAAACATCATttggaactgtttttttttttctttttgggtcTATTTCCACAGATTTAATCTCAGAGAATTGCGATTTGCTCAGACCATGACCTTTGTAATTGAGGAAATCAACAGAAGCAATAGCTTACTTCCAAATATCTCAGTTGGTTACAGGATTTATGACAATTGTGGTTCAAGATTATTATCTATGAAAGCATCCATGGCTTTGATGAATGGCATGGACATAACAGCAGATGATGCCTGCTCTGGACAAGCAGCAGTACAAGCCATCATAGGGGAGTCAGAGTCTTCTCCTACTATAGTACTCACAAAAACTACAGGACCGTTCAGTATCCCAGTGGTAAGGATCAATTACTGTCACATCCTGAGGTATAACAGTTTTCCAATTATTTATCCAACAAATGTTGTTTTAAGaaattgcttttctctactcagatAAGCCATGGGGCCACATGTGAATGTTTAAGCAGCAGAAAAGAATACCCCTTTTTCTTCAGGACCATAGCAAGTGACTTCTACCAGAGTAGAGCACTGGCATATTTGGTCAAACACTTTGGCTGGTCTTGGGTGGGGACTGTGAACAGTGATAATGATTATGGTAACAATGGAATGGCCATTTTTCTGAATGCAGCCAAAGAGGAGGGAATATGCGTTGAGTATTCTGAGAAGTTTGATCGGTCAGACACTGCCAAAATCAAGAAAGTGGTCGACATTATTAAGAAAGGCACAGCCAAGGTAGTTATTATATTTATTGCCCAAGCTGATATGAATGTTCTAATAGACCAGCTTATTCTGAAGAATGTCACTGGCTACCAGATGATTGGAGTAGAGTCATGGATTACTGCAATCAATCTAGCAACTCCAGCAACTTACAATGTACTGATTGGATCCATTGGATTGGATGTAGGAAAATTGAACATTGGTGGCTTTGCTGACTATGTTATAAAAGAGTTTTGGGAAAATGGTTTCCCTTGTTTGAACACTGAGGTAAACATTTCTCAAACTGAAAATGACTGCAGGAGATTTGAGGAAATCATTCCCTTTAAAAATTACAATGAAGATGTATCAGAACTGAGATACGCAAATAACATCTACAGTGCAATTTATGCTGTGGCACATTCTCTACACAGCCTGTTGAGATGCACAGAAAACCCAAGTTGTGAAAAAGACAAGACAATACAATCATGGCAGGTAACACAAGAGACAAAACAAGAAGGAATATGACTAATGATCTCATAAAATGAATGCCAAGTCTCTCTTTTTCATTTAAAGGTTGTTGAATCACTGAAAAAAGTAAATTTCACCACCAAAGCTGGAGAACACATCTGGTTTGATAGCACTGGGGCAACAGCTGCAAAATATGATGTCGTCAACTGGCAGCAAGGTTTTGGTGGAGACGTGCAGTTTAAGGTAATTGGCTATTATGATGCCTCTCTGCCAACTGGACAACAGTTTGTCCTAAATGCTGAAGATATCGTTTGGGCTGGAGAGAAGAGAGAGGTACAgacaattttgtcaaaatattttttttaaattaagcatTGTCTCAAAATATGAATACAAATAATTCCAAATATTCTCtcgctctatctctctctctcacacacacacacacacacacacacacacaccattaataaTATTGTTCAAATAATTGCAGGCCTCATTTCTGTTCATATTAGAAGCCAAGGTCTGTGTGCAGTGAGAGCTGTCCTCCAGGAACCAGGAAAGCTCCACAGAAAGGAAGGCCTGTCTGCTGCTATGACTGTATACCATGTGCAGAGGGAGAGATCAGTAACCAGACAGGTAATTTCAGCATGACCAAGTTTCAAAGACACTTTTTTTGTTGTACTTTTTGCATTCTCCT
The genomic region above belongs to Neoarius graeffei isolate fNeoGra1 chromosome 6, fNeoGra1.pri, whole genome shotgun sequence and contains:
- the LOC132888345 gene encoding extracellular calcium-sensing receptor-like, encoding MFFRVLLLTFSLAKGENCHILDSPAHPLLAKDGDVIIGGLFSIHSSIKLASLLYTERPRPLICTRFNLRELRFAQTMTFVIEEINRSNSLLPNISVGYRIYDNCGSRLLSMKASMALMNGMDITADDACSGQAAVQAIIGESESSPTIVLTKTTGPFSIPVISHGATCECLSSRKEYPFFFRTIASDFYQSRALAYLVKHFGWSWVGTVNSDNDYGNNGMAIFLNAAKEEGICVEYSEKFDRSDTAKIKKVVDIIKKGTAKVVIIFIAQADMNVLIDQLILKNVTGYQMIGVESWITAINLATPATYNVLIGSIGLDVGKLNIGGFADYVIKEFWENGFPCLNTEVNISQTENDCRRFEEIIPFKNYNEDVSELRYANNIYSAIYAVAHSLHSLLRCTENPSCEKDKTIQSWQVVESLKKVNFTTKAGEHIWFDSTGATAAKYDVVNWQQGFGGDVQFKVIGYYDASLPTGQQFVLNAEDIVWAGEKREKPRSVCSESCPPGTRKAPQKGRPVCCYDCIPCAEGEISNQTDSYNCEQCPGEYWSNAERDKCVLKVIEFLSFTEVMGIVLVFFSLFGAAITVLVGILFIIKKDTPIVRANNSELSFLLLFSLTMCFLCSLTFIGRPSEWSCMLRHTAFGITFVLCISCVLGKTVVVLMAFRATLPGSNVMKWFGPLQQRLSVLAFTLIQVLICVLWLIISPPLPYKNMNYFKEKIILECNLGSAVGFWAVLGYIGVLAFLCFVLAFLARKLPDNFNEAKFITFSILIFCAVWITFIPAYVSSPGKFTVAVEIFAILASSFALLFCIFIPKCYIILFKPELNTKKNMMGKTSSKAL